CGACGTCGGGAACCCGAGAGCACTCAGGTCGTCGTGGGCCGCGACATGCGTCCCAGCGGCGTGTCCCTGGGAGCGGCCCTCATCCAGGGGATCACTGGTGAGGGCCTCGACGTCGTCGATGTGGGCCTGGCATCCACCGACCTCGTCTACTTCGCGTCAGGCCACCTCTCGTCGCCCGCCGTGGTGCTCACAGCCAGCCACAATCCAGCCGGCTACAACGGCATGAAGTGCTGCCTCTCGGGCGCCGCCCCGCTGGGCTACGACAACGGCCTGAACGAAGTGGAGGCCGACGTCCTGGTCGGAACTCCACGAGGTGAACCGACCGGTGGCCCGCCGGGCAGCGTCCGCACCCTGGACATGCTCGACGTCTTCGTCGAGCATGTCCGGTCGTTCGCCGACCTCTCGGCACTACGACCGCTACATCTCGTGGTCGATACGGCTAACGGCATGGGAGGCCTGGTCGTTCCGGCGGTGTTGGACGGCCTCCCGTTCACGGTGGACCACCTCTATCCGGAACTGGACGGGACCTTCCCCAACCATCCCGCCGATCCGATCCAGCCGGAAAACCTCCGCGACCTCCAGGCCCGGGTGCTGGCCACCGGCGCCGATCTGGGACTGGCCTTCGACGGTGACGCCGACCGGGTCTTCCTGGTCGACGAACAGGCCCGCCCGATCTCGGGGTCGACAACCACCGCACTGGTGGCCCGGGGGGTCCTACGGCGTGAACCCGGTGCGACCATCCTCCACAACCTCATCTGCTCGAAGGCCGTGCCCGAAGTGGTCGCCGAGGAGGGAGGGGTCGCCCTACGGACCCGGGTCGGCCACTCTCTCATCAAGCAGGCCATGGCCACCGAGGGGGCGGCCTTTGCCGGCGAACACTCCGGGCACTACTACTTCCGCGACAACTTCCGGGCCGACAGCGGGATCATTGCCGTCCTTGTCGTCCTCGAGGCCCTCTCCACCCACGGCGGACCGATGAGCGACCTGGTCGCCCCCCTGGAGAGGTATGGGGCATCTGGCGAGCGCAACACCGAAGTGGATGACCCAAAGGAGGTCATCGAACGAGTGGCCGCCCACTACCGCACCGAGGCCCCCGAGGCCGACCAGGACCGCCTCGACGGGTTGACCGTCGACTTCGGCGACTGGTGGTTCAACCTGCGACCCTCCAACACCGAACCGCTCCTACGTCTCAACGTTGAGGCGGCCAACGCCGAGGCGTGCGCGGTCCGGGTCGACGAGGTCCAAAGCCTGTTTACCTAGCGGCATCCCGGTGAACGGAACCCTTCCAACAGTCGCCGGGCGGGTGTCACCGCTGTCGCGACCAATAGCCTGAGGCAATGATGTCTGGCCTGACGAAATGACGCTCGATCCGAAGCTCCTAGAGATCCTTGCCTGCCCGGAGGACAAGGGCCCGCTGCTCTGGTTCGCCGACGAGGACGCGTTGTACAACCCCCGACTGCAGCGCCGGTACGCGGTACGGGACGGCATCCCGGTGATGCTGGTCGACGAGGCCGAACAGGTCGACGACGCCGAGCACGACCGGCTCACCGCTCTGGCGGCCGCCGAGGGCATCCAGCCGACCTTCGGGGACTGACCTCCCCGGTCACGACCTGGCCCCGTCTGCACGCCCTCTTCTCTACGGCCTGTCCGGAAGCGACCCATGGACCTGCTCGACGGTGTGATCCGGTCCTACGACTGGGGATCCACCACCGCGCTGGCCGACCTGCGTGGCGTCGCTCCCAGTGGCGTGCCGGAGGCCGAGTTGTGGTTCGGCGCCCACCCGTCTGGCCCCTCGACCTTCCGCGGCGACGGTCGCGACGTGACGGCGGACGAGATGCCGTTCCTGGTCAAGGTGCTGGCCGTGGAGCGGCCGCTCTCTCTCCAGGCCCATCCCGACCAACAGGCGGCCGTGGTCGGACACCGGCGAGAGGACGAAGCCGGACTGGCGACCGAAGATCCTCAGCGGTGCTTTCCCGACGCCTGTGCCAAACCGGAGATGGTGTGTGCAATCGGGCGGTTCGAGACCCTCTGCGGGTTCCGGCCGGTCGACGAGGCGGTGGCCGCGGGGACGGCGCTGGGGCTACCGGAAGCGGTCGTCGACGCCATCCGGCGGGTCGACTGGCCAACCGTGGTGGCTGCCGTCCTGGCGTCCACGCCCGATGACCTAGCGGACCTTCTCTCGGCCGCCCACGGGATCGCAACCAGCGCGCCGTCCAGTGAGGCGCACCGCCCTGCCGCCGAGATGGTTCTGCGGCTGGCCGAACTGCATCCGGGAGACCCCGCGCTGTTGCTCGTCCCGCTGCTACGTCATCTGGTGCTAGCCGACGGTGATGCCCTGTTCGTGGCTCCCGGTGTCCTGCACGCCCACCTCTCGGGACTGGCTGTCGAGGTCATGGCCGTCTCCGACGACGTGGTCCGGGCCGGGCTAACCAGCAAGCACGTGGACCCGACCGCTCTGGCCGAAGTGCTCCGCTCCGACCGGGTCGACGTCGTGGAGTCACCGACCGGCCCGGTCCACCGGTACGCAGCCGGCCAGACGGAGGACCAGATCAGCGAGGTCGGCGCCGTTTTATGGCGGCTGGCCGGCGATGGGCTCGACGTCGACCTGTCCGACCGTCGTGGCCCCGAACTGGTGATCTGCACGCAGGGCACAGCGCTGATCGGTACGCCGGGCGACGGTCCCGATCTTGTCGTCGGGAGCGGTGAGGCAACCTGGATCGGACCGGATGACGGCCCGGCCCGGATGAGGGTGGACGGCACCGTCCATCGGGTGACCGTGGGGGAGGGTTGAGCAGTGCCACGAACGGGTGAATCTGGCGGGGAACATCTCGCAAAAGCGCACGCCTCACCGGACGGTGACTTGGCGCCCCCGACGGCATTGGTGCGCAAAGCCCGCCCGA
Above is a genomic segment from Acidimicrobiales bacterium containing:
- the manA gene encoding mannose-6-phosphate isomerase, class I; translation: MDLLDGVIRSYDWGSTTALADLRGVAPSGVPEAELWFGAHPSGPSTFRGDGRDVTADEMPFLVKVLAVERPLSLQAHPDQQAAVVGHRREDEAGLATEDPQRCFPDACAKPEMVCAIGRFETLCGFRPVDEAVAAGTALGLPEAVVDAIRRVDWPTVVAAVLASTPDDLADLLSAAHGIATSAPSSEAHRPAAEMVLRLAELHPGDPALLLVPLLRHLVLADGDALFVAPGVLHAHLSGLAVEVMAVSDDVVRAGLTSKHVDPTALAEVLRSDRVDVVESPTGPVHRYAAGQTEDQISEVGAVLWRLAGDGLDVDLSDRRGPELVICTQGTALIGTPGDGPDLVVGSGEATWIGPDDGPARMRVDGTVHRVTVGEG
- a CDS encoding Trm112 family protein, with protein sequence MTLDPKLLEILACPEDKGPLLWFADEDALYNPRLQRRYAVRDGIPVMLVDEAEQVDDAEHDRLTALAAAEGIQPTFGD